Proteins from one Drosophila gunungcola strain Sukarami chromosome 3R, Dgunungcola_SK_2, whole genome shotgun sequence genomic window:
- the LOC128251735 gene encoding alpha-protein kinase 1 isoform X2, with the protein MPHRYQVNRLQRSSSLDCFDRKPVINEALELALQAIDREATTKPMDKKAQHPPKQEEIEQQEELAAQPKEEEEEEEEEEKEPTQEEEQKEEEESHTGGGEMPNKTDEQKQGEREPIYENVSSTISMHEVDNEQIATMTITTQTQTQATRRSHRRSIPNKQTSNNNENNQSPSPNQTNSSSTSSSSNQTENSTPATATAAATATTAATATAATHVPPAATGDAEPYYQVPKAMEPYYDAPKHLRPVPVYENIEIFYSGLEISQGSAGAPPGVMEPPKEKPPPPPTESPPPIPLDEGHDDELDGLGSSLGHHTDTWSSDNTYETISNGTRRHLQAPLEPAQPSPPIKRMNSTKRIKKELRNKRSSFLGIETDGDLDDMETYLELTVAPPPDMAQLLQEERRLEKQLYIKAGLCDSSDTGESRDSGVSENHSRQSSEHYTNSSEENDTQSEATPPPLPPPPSSAQLGEVIYQNESLLAAQTPLLQTVKGNSAESWTESATAAAAATQSLSEATATANAKMQSIEDKIREQGEVLRVERELLHFSQEELKRQRENLLLRENLARRELQHGAKMLMSNNRRSLQDLHHGLGIGNGMLSAFQPPQHHQPPMPPPHPQQIYANVPQQQQQQQQQQQQQQQAALYAYHQMDTDYRKSMSDLNEFSNRLMLPPTPPTKPLRAMQLAANGHGLEPDYAVSTRQRQPSIPYGGSLVKIAGAPMPPRLSGPGYPVQASAAAAYHHQSAQNLSNMSRNTLLALSATPKPKYTDGWVQVQQRKSYESHQASDPAWLSAQQQKRKSMPDYGGALYNNNHWVLQEAEQRRIEQLNRRSMPASKSMGKPLPDSIIQTLTERVQSKGIGERKRFDGNGNYSQVNGNTNLYQQPQQQTQQQQQQKTSITNGSNTNTNTNINGNSNSSQEKVLSVSGKKKCSHCGDELGRGAAMIIESLLLFYHINCFKCCVCHVQLGDGLNGTDVRVRNHKLHCQNCYSSDDGIKFSCV; encoded by the exons ATGCCCCACAGATACCAAGTAAATCGATTGCAGCGCTCCAGTTCGTTAGATTGTTTCGATCGTAAACCAGTG ATCAACGAAGCTCTTGAATTGGCGCTGCAAGCAATCGATCGCGAGGCGACCACCAAGCCAATGGACAAGAAGGCACAACATCCGCCGAAGCAGGAGGAGATTGAACAGCAGGAGGAGTTGGCTGCTCAGCcaaaggaggaggaggaggaggaggaggaggaggagaaggagcCAACCCAGGAGGAAGAgcagaaggaggaggaggaatcACACACCGGGGGTGGGGAAATGCCAAATAAAACCGATGAGCAGAAGCAGGGGGAACGAGAGCCCATCTACGAGAATGTCAGCTCGACCATATCTATGCATGAAGTAGATAATGAACAGATAGCAACGATGACGATAaccacacagacacagacgCAGGCGACGCGGAGGAGTCACCGGAGAAGCATTCCAAATAAGCAAACCAGCAACAATAACGAGAATAATCAAAGCCCTAGCCCTAATCaaaccaacagcagcagcaccagcagcagcagcaatcaaacagagaacagcacaccagcaacagcaacagcagcagcaacagcaacaacagcagcaacagcaacagcagcaacccATGTGCCACCAGCAGCAACTGGGGATGCGGAGCCCTACTACCAGGTGCCCAAGGCCATGGAGCCCTACTACGATGCGCCCAAGCATCTGCGACCAGTGCCCGTGTACGAGAACATCGAGATCTTCTACTCGGGCCTGGAGATCAGTCAGGGATCGGCCGGAGCGCCGCCGGGCGTGATGGAGCCGCCCAAGGAGaagccaccgccaccgcccaCCGAAAGTCCGCCGCCGATTCCGTTGGACGAGGGCCACGACGACGAGCTGGACGGACTGGGCAGCAGTCTGGGCCACCACACCGACACGTGGTCGTCGGACAACACCTACGAGACCATCTCGAACGGCACGCGCCGCCACCTGCAGGCACCGCTGGAGCCCGCCCAGCCCTCGCCGCCCATCAAGCGCATGAACTCAACGAAGCGCATCAAGAAGGAGCTGCGCAACAAGCGCTCCAGCTTCCTGGGCATCGAGACCGACGGCGACCTCGACGACATGGAGACCTACCTGGAGCTCACTGTGGCCCCGCCGCCGGACATGGCCCAGCTGCTGCAGGAGGAGCGGCGCCTCGAGAAGCAGCTGTACATCAAGGCGGGACTCTGCGACAGCTCCGACACAG GGGAAAGTCGCGACAGTGGTGTTTCCGAGAACCACTCTCGCCAGAGCAGTGAGCACTATACGAACTCCTCCGAGGAGAACGACACCCAGTCGGaggccacgcccccgccgCTGCCCCCGCCCCCGTCGAGCGCCCAGCTGGGCGAAGTCATCTACCAGAACGAGAGCCTGCTGGCTGCCCAGACCCCGCTCCTGCAGACGGTCAAGGGCAACTCGGCCGAGTCCTGGACAGAGTCGGcgacagcggcggcggcggccaccCAATCGCTGAGCGAAGCCACTGCGACGGCCAATGCCAAGATGCAATCCATCGAGGACAAGATCCGGGAGCAGGGCGAGGTCTTGCGGGTGGAGCGGGAGCTGCTGCACTTTTCG CAGGAGGAACTGAAGCGCCAGCGCGAGAACCTGCTGCTCCGTGAGAATCTGGCGCGGCGGGAGCTGCAGCACGGCGCGAAGATGCTGATGTCGAACAACAGGCGCTCGCTGCAGGATCTGCACCACGGCCTGGGCATCGGCAACGGAATGCTGAGTGCCTTCCAGCCGCCACAGCACCACCAGCCACCGATGCCGCCGCCGCATCCGCAGCAGATCTACGCCAATGtgccgcaacagcagcaacagcagcaacagcagcaacagcagcagcagcaggcggcgCTGTACGCATATCACCAGATGGACACGGACTACCGCAAGTCCATGTCGGACCTGAACGAGTTCTCCAACCGCCTGATGCTGCCGCCGACGCCCCCCACAAAGCCACTGCGGGCGATGCAGCTGGCCGCCAACGGGCATGGCCTGGAGCCGGACTACGCGGTCAGCACGCGGCAGCGCCAGCCGTCGATTCCGTACGGCGGCTCCCTGGTGAAGATCGCCGGCGCCCCAATGCCGCCGCGGCTCTCCGGCCCGGGCTATCCCGTCCAGGCGTCGGCAGCGGCCGCCTATCATCACCAGTCGGCCCAAAACCTGAGCAACATGTCCCGCAACACCCTGCTCGCCCTGAGCGCCACCCCCAAGCCCAAGTACACGGACGGCTGGGTGCAGGTGCAGCAGCGGAAGAGCTACGAGAGCCACCAGGCCAGCGACCCGGCCTGGCTGTCCGCCCAGCAGCAGAAGCGCAAGTCCATGCCGGACTACGGCGGGGCCCtctacaacaacaaccatTGGGTGCTGCAGGAGGCGGAGCAGCGGCGCATCGAGCAGCTCAACCGGCGCTCGATGCCGGCCAGCAAGTCGATGGGCAAGCCGCTGCCCGACTCCATCATCCAGACGCTGACGGAACGGGTCCAGAGCAAGGGCATCGGCGAACGAAAGCG CTTCGATGGCAACGGCAACTACAGCCAGGTCAACGGCAACACCAATCTCTAccagcagccacagcagcagacgcagcagcaacagcagcagaagaCCAGCATCACcaacggcagcaacaccaacaccaacaccaacatcaacggcaacagcaacagcagtcaGGAGAAGGTGCTCAGCGTCAGTGGCAAGAAGAAGTGCTCCCATTGCGGCGACGAACTAG GTCGCGGCGCTGCCATGATCATCGagtcgctgctgctgttctACCACATCAACTGCTTCAAGTGCTGCGTCTGCCACGTCCAGTTGGGAGATGGCCTCAACGGCACCGATGTCCGGGTGCGGAACCACAAGCTGCACTGCCAGAACTGCTACTCCAGCGACGACGGCATCAAGTTCAGCTGCGTCTAA
- the LOC128251735 gene encoding alpha-protein kinase 1 isoform X3 — protein MLTASKSCCKYTISEINEALELALQAIDREATTKPMDKKAQHPPKQEEIEQQEELAAQPKEEEEEEEEEEKEPTQEEEQKEEEESHTGGGEMPNKTDEQKQGEREPIYENVSSTISMHEVDNEQIATMTITTQTQTQATRRSHRRSIPNKQTSNNNENNQSPSPNQTNSSSTSSSSNQTENSTPATATAAATATTAATATAATHVPPAATGDAEPYYQVPKAMEPYYDAPKHLRPVPVYENIEIFYSGLEISQGSAGAPPGVMEPPKEKPPPPPTESPPPIPLDEGHDDELDGLGSSLGHHTDTWSSDNTYETISNGTRRHLQAPLEPAQPSPPIKRMNSTKRIKKELRNKRSSFLGIETDGDLDDMETYLELTVAPPPDMAQLLQEERRLEKQLYIKAGLCDSSDTGESRDSGVSENHSRQSSEHYTNSSEENDTQSEATPPPLPPPPSSAQLGEVIYQNESLLAAQTPLLQTVKGNSAESWTESATAAAAATQSLSEATATANAKMQSIEDKIREQGEVLRVERELLHFSQEELKRQRENLLLRENLARRELQHGAKMLMSNNRRSLQDLHHGLGIGNGMLSAFQPPQHHQPPMPPPHPQQIYANVPQQQQQQQQQQQQQQQAALYAYHQMDTDYRKSMSDLNEFSNRLMLPPTPPTKPLRAMQLAANGHGLEPDYAVSTRQRQPSIPYGGSLVKIAGAPMPPRLSGPGYPVQASAAAAYHHQSAQNLSNMSRNTLLALSATPKPKYTDGWVQVQQRKSYESHQASDPAWLSAQQQKRKSMPDYGGALYNNNHWVLQEAEQRRIEQLNRRSMPASKSMGKPLPDSIIQTLTERVQSKGIGERKRFDGNGNYSQVNGNTNLYQQPQQQTQQQQQQKTSITNGSNTNTNTNINGNSNSSQEKVLSVSGKKKCSHCGDELGRGAAMIIESLLLFYHINCFKCCVCHVQLGDGLNGTDVRVRNHKLHCQNCYSSDDGIKFSCV, from the exons ATCAACGAAGCTCTTGAATTGGCGCTGCAAGCAATCGATCGCGAGGCGACCACCAAGCCAATGGACAAGAAGGCACAACATCCGCCGAAGCAGGAGGAGATTGAACAGCAGGAGGAGTTGGCTGCTCAGCcaaaggaggaggaggaggaggaggaggaggaggagaaggagcCAACCCAGGAGGAAGAgcagaaggaggaggaggaatcACACACCGGGGGTGGGGAAATGCCAAATAAAACCGATGAGCAGAAGCAGGGGGAACGAGAGCCCATCTACGAGAATGTCAGCTCGACCATATCTATGCATGAAGTAGATAATGAACAGATAGCAACGATGACGATAaccacacagacacagacgCAGGCGACGCGGAGGAGTCACCGGAGAAGCATTCCAAATAAGCAAACCAGCAACAATAACGAGAATAATCAAAGCCCTAGCCCTAATCaaaccaacagcagcagcaccagcagcagcagcaatcaaacagagaacagcacaccagcaacagcaacagcagcagcaacagcaacaacagcagcaacagcaacagcagcaacccATGTGCCACCAGCAGCAACTGGGGATGCGGAGCCCTACTACCAGGTGCCCAAGGCCATGGAGCCCTACTACGATGCGCCCAAGCATCTGCGACCAGTGCCCGTGTACGAGAACATCGAGATCTTCTACTCGGGCCTGGAGATCAGTCAGGGATCGGCCGGAGCGCCGCCGGGCGTGATGGAGCCGCCCAAGGAGaagccaccgccaccgcccaCCGAAAGTCCGCCGCCGATTCCGTTGGACGAGGGCCACGACGACGAGCTGGACGGACTGGGCAGCAGTCTGGGCCACCACACCGACACGTGGTCGTCGGACAACACCTACGAGACCATCTCGAACGGCACGCGCCGCCACCTGCAGGCACCGCTGGAGCCCGCCCAGCCCTCGCCGCCCATCAAGCGCATGAACTCAACGAAGCGCATCAAGAAGGAGCTGCGCAACAAGCGCTCCAGCTTCCTGGGCATCGAGACCGACGGCGACCTCGACGACATGGAGACCTACCTGGAGCTCACTGTGGCCCCGCCGCCGGACATGGCCCAGCTGCTGCAGGAGGAGCGGCGCCTCGAGAAGCAGCTGTACATCAAGGCGGGACTCTGCGACAGCTCCGACACAG GGGAAAGTCGCGACAGTGGTGTTTCCGAGAACCACTCTCGCCAGAGCAGTGAGCACTATACGAACTCCTCCGAGGAGAACGACACCCAGTCGGaggccacgcccccgccgCTGCCCCCGCCCCCGTCGAGCGCCCAGCTGGGCGAAGTCATCTACCAGAACGAGAGCCTGCTGGCTGCCCAGACCCCGCTCCTGCAGACGGTCAAGGGCAACTCGGCCGAGTCCTGGACAGAGTCGGcgacagcggcggcggcggccaccCAATCGCTGAGCGAAGCCACTGCGACGGCCAATGCCAAGATGCAATCCATCGAGGACAAGATCCGGGAGCAGGGCGAGGTCTTGCGGGTGGAGCGGGAGCTGCTGCACTTTTCG CAGGAGGAACTGAAGCGCCAGCGCGAGAACCTGCTGCTCCGTGAGAATCTGGCGCGGCGGGAGCTGCAGCACGGCGCGAAGATGCTGATGTCGAACAACAGGCGCTCGCTGCAGGATCTGCACCACGGCCTGGGCATCGGCAACGGAATGCTGAGTGCCTTCCAGCCGCCACAGCACCACCAGCCACCGATGCCGCCGCCGCATCCGCAGCAGATCTACGCCAATGtgccgcaacagcagcaacagcagcaacagcagcaacagcagcagcagcaggcggcgCTGTACGCATATCACCAGATGGACACGGACTACCGCAAGTCCATGTCGGACCTGAACGAGTTCTCCAACCGCCTGATGCTGCCGCCGACGCCCCCCACAAAGCCACTGCGGGCGATGCAGCTGGCCGCCAACGGGCATGGCCTGGAGCCGGACTACGCGGTCAGCACGCGGCAGCGCCAGCCGTCGATTCCGTACGGCGGCTCCCTGGTGAAGATCGCCGGCGCCCCAATGCCGCCGCGGCTCTCCGGCCCGGGCTATCCCGTCCAGGCGTCGGCAGCGGCCGCCTATCATCACCAGTCGGCCCAAAACCTGAGCAACATGTCCCGCAACACCCTGCTCGCCCTGAGCGCCACCCCCAAGCCCAAGTACACGGACGGCTGGGTGCAGGTGCAGCAGCGGAAGAGCTACGAGAGCCACCAGGCCAGCGACCCGGCCTGGCTGTCCGCCCAGCAGCAGAAGCGCAAGTCCATGCCGGACTACGGCGGGGCCCtctacaacaacaaccatTGGGTGCTGCAGGAGGCGGAGCAGCGGCGCATCGAGCAGCTCAACCGGCGCTCGATGCCGGCCAGCAAGTCGATGGGCAAGCCGCTGCCCGACTCCATCATCCAGACGCTGACGGAACGGGTCCAGAGCAAGGGCATCGGCGAACGAAAGCG CTTCGATGGCAACGGCAACTACAGCCAGGTCAACGGCAACACCAATCTCTAccagcagccacagcagcagacgcagcagcaacagcagcagaagaCCAGCATCACcaacggcagcaacaccaacaccaacaccaacatcaacggcaacagcaacagcagtcaGGAGAAGGTGCTCAGCGTCAGTGGCAAGAAGAAGTGCTCCCATTGCGGCGACGAACTAG GTCGCGGCGCTGCCATGATCATCGagtcgctgctgctgttctACCACATCAACTGCTTCAAGTGCTGCGTCTGCCACGTCCAGTTGGGAGATGGCCTCAACGGCACCGATGTCCGGGTGCGGAACCACAAGCTGCACTGCCAGAACTGCTACTCCAGCGACGACGGCATCAAGTTCAGCTGCGTCTAA